ATGCGGCAGAACGCTCCTCACGGATTCACGGAGCGAGGGGGTCGAGGTCAGTTCAAGTCCCCCTCCGCGCACAGTAGGAAACGGCGGTATACCAACGGGTATACCGCCGTTTCCGTCCTCCCGAGCGCACGCCCGGGAGTCACACTCGGCGGAAGTACACTCGTCCCCGGTCGATACTGTCCCGGTTCGCGAGTAGGTTGCTTGCCAAGGAGGAGTGATGATGGCGCAGATCAACGACCCAGAGCTGTACGAGACGCTCCGTGAGGACGGAGCGTCGAAGGAGAAGGCGGCGCGAATCGCAAACGCCGCGGCAAAAGACGGCCGGTCGGCTGTGGGCGAGCGCGGCGGCAGTTCCGGCTCCTATGAAGACTGGACTGTCGAGGAACTTCGCGGCCGCGCCAAGGAACTCGGACTGACCGGCTATTCCTCCCTGAAGAAGGACGAGCTCATCGACCTGCTGCGCGAACACTGAATTGCTTCACGCGGAGGCGGTTGGTGCTCTTCTGATCGAGGGCGGGAGCAGCCAGACCCGCGTGCTGGGATTGCGGCGAGTATCGTGGGCACCATGACTGCACCGACCGAGGTTCTTCCATGCTCGCGCTGATCGTCGGCCTTGGAATCGGTATCGTCGTCGGCCTGCTGGGCGCCGGCGGAGGAATTCTCTCAGTGCCGGCACTCATGTACCTGCTCGGTCAGGCGCCGTACGCGGCCGCGATCGGCTCCTTGATCGGGGTGACACTGACGTCTGCGGGGGCGCTCCTCGTCCACGCCCGGGCAGGCAGCGTCCAGATACGCGCAGGGCTGCTGTTCGGTGGACTGTCGGTGGTGGGCGCTCTTGCCGGAGCCCGTCTCTCGCTGCTGCTCGATGATGAGATGCTTGTCCGCATCTTCTCGATCTTCCTTCTCCTTGTCGGCATCGCCTTCGCCGTGCGGACGTGGCGGGGGCCCACAGAGGATAGTGCGACCGGCCGGCCAAGAAGACGGTGGCGAGATCTCATGCGGCTCATCATCGTCGCCTCCCTGACGGGCCTCCTCACCGGCATCTTCGGCGTCGGGGGCGGCTTCATGATCGTCCCTGTCCTGGTCTTGGTCATGGCGGTACCGATGAAGGAGGCCGTCGGCACGTCCCTTCTCGTCATGGTCGTCACGTCCTTAGCGGGCATTGTGGGCAGAATGCCGCTCCAGGGGACCATTGACTGGCAGCTCATCGGCCTGTTCGTCGCTGGATCTGTCATGGGCGGTCTCCTCGGCTCCGTGTTCTCCAAGAGACTGCCGCCCCGGCTCCTCACCGGCATCTTCGCTCTCCTCGTGACGGGTGTGGCGGTTTATTCGGGGATCCAGAGCTGGCTCTGATTCAACAGCCGCCGACCGCTGGCTCGCGGCTGCTTGGGACCATATGTGGAAGGTGGGCCGGGCTCCAGGTGACGGGAGCTCGACCCACCTTGTCTGTGGGGGCGCGGTGGTGCGCCTGAGGGGTCAGTTGGGGCGGTTGACTCCGGGGGTGTCGGTGCCGTTGCCGTCCCAGTCGCCGATGAAGAGGTGGTCGGTGGCCCGGCCGTAGGCGATGGTGGTCTCGGAGGGTCCGCCGGCGAGGGTGTTGTTGATGTGGAAGACGTTGCCGCGGCGCAGGGAGATGGTGTCCTGGCCGGTGGCGTTGAAGTCCCCGGCGAAGGCCTGGTCGCCGTGGCGGCCGTAGGCGAATTTGGTGTCGGCGTGGCCTCCGGTGAGGGTGTTGTTGAGGTAGAAGGTGGTGCCGCGGCGGACGCCGAGGGTGTCGGTGCCGTTGCCGTCCCAGTCCCCGACGAGGACCTCGTCACCGATGCGGCCGTAGGCGAATTCGGTGTCGGCGTTGCCTCCGGTGAGGGTGTTGTTGAGGTAGAAGGTGGTGCCGCGGCGGACGCCGAGGGTGTCGGTGCCGTTGCCGTCCCAGTCCCCGACGAGGACCTCGTCACCGATGCGGCCGTAGGCGAATTCGGTGTCGGCGTGGCCTCCGGTGAGGGTGTTGTTGAGGTAGAAGGTGGTGCCGCGGCGGACACCGAGGGTGTCGGTGCCGTTGCCGTCCCAGTCCCCGACGAGGACCTCGTCACCGATGCGGCCGTAGGCGAAGGCCGTGTTATGGGTGGTCGAGTCCCAGGTGTTGACCAGCGCGAACGCATTACCCGACGGGACCGGACCAACCGGCTCAGTCGGGTCCGGGTCCACCGGCTCGGTAGGGTCGGGGTCGACGGGCTCGGTCGGATCCGGGTCGACCGGGTCGTCGGTGGGGGTGCCTGCCATTGGCTGGCCGGTGGCGTCCAGGTAGACGCTCTGCTGGCCCGACAGCATTTCGCGGCGCTCGACCTCGACGAGGTCAAGGTTGTCATCGAGGATGGGGAACATGGCGATAGGTGTCATGACCAGCTCCGCTGCGGGGGTTGCGCCCGTATCGAGGGGGTTCCCGGTGTATGGCTGGATCATCATCTCGAGGTGACCGTAGTGCTTGCCGCCCGAGACGAGGTGCTTGACGCCGTTCTCGTTCGTCTCCCACATCTCCGGCTCGTCGGCCTGCGCCATCCACGTGGATCGGGTGTTGAAGTTGAGGGGGACACGACCCTCACCCTCGACGGCGCTGGGAACGAGCTTGTCTCCGCGGAGACCGTCGGAGGCGACGCCGACATCCCAGTGGAAGACGCCGGTGCCGTCACCGGCAAGGTCGACGTAGGAGGACTGGAACATCTCGTCATGGCCGGAGATGACGACCGCCACGTCGTAGTCCTCAAACAGCGGCTGAAGATGCCTCATCGGCGTTCCCGGCTGAGCATCGGTTGCCTCGGCGTGGTTCATCGTCGTGCCGTGCGTGCCGTTCGAGTAGGCGACGTGATGGTACTGGACGATGATGGTCTGCCCGCTGTCGCGGGCCTCCTTCTGCTGCTCCTCGACCCAGATGTACTGCTCGGAGCCGGGCATGAAGCTGGGCTGATCGGCCGGATCGTCGCGATTGAGGCCCGGGAACCAGCCCTGATCGACAGCGAGGGGGAAGTCCCTTTCGTACTGGTCAATGGTGAAGGCATTCTGGGGTGTCGGTGCCGTACTGTTCGGGGGTGATGTCGGAATCGTCGCCTGACATGAGCGGCGGCCGGTTGTTCGCATCGTTCGGGTTCTGGTCCGTGCCGTTCGTCGAGTCGATGGAGATGAACGTGACAGGGCGGTAGTCGACGCGGTGGTAGGCGTCGAGGGGGTGCTCATTGCTCGACCCGTGGGTGTCGATCGACTGGTTGTAGGCGGCGCGTGCGCGGATGACCGGGGTGCAGTCATCGGCACTTGCACAGTACCCGTAGACCTCGTGGTTGCCGGGGGAGGTGAAGATCGGGATGGACTCGAGGAGCTGACCCTGATCGCCCGCGAAGTAGCGGAACCATTCATCCCAGTGTGTCTGCCATGACGAGCGCTCGGTGAGGTCGCCCGCCAGGAGGATCATGTCCGGATCCTGCTCTGCGATGATCTCGTTGTTGAGGCGCTGGGCCTCGTCCTCGGTCACCGGGTAGTTGACCGCCCAATATCCGTCGCGAGTCGCGCTCCCGTACTTCCGATCCCAGGCCGATCCCGGCTCGGGGCGTGCCTCGGAGCCTTCGGCCAGGTTGCGAGTCTCCACCCATTCGCGGTAGGTGACGCGGCCGATCTGGTCGGTCTCGGTGTCGGAGAAGGCGATGATGTGAATGGGCTCGGTCAGGTCGCTGCCGGACACGGGGAACGTCTCGAACGAGGCCTCATGGACGTAACCATCCTCATTGACCGCGTAGGTATAGGTCGATTCGGGCTGGAGGTTGTCGATCCGGATGGAATGCTTGTAGGGGTTGTCCGCTCTGATCCACGTGCCCTGCGCAAGAATGCCCTTCTTGTTCGTGCCGGCGACGGTCGCCCGAGAGAGATCACCCTGCTTGAGCTCTGCCTCCTGATATCCGTTGACGGGGTTCTGCTCGCCCTCAACCGTGAACTCCTGGCCCTCAGCAGGAAGGCCCGGGCCGTAGACCGTGATCGTCGAGGCGCCGCCGGTCTCGGAGAACCAGTTGACCGTCATCTCTGTCGCGCCGGGCCTCTGAAGGTAGGGGAGGACCCTGAAGCCGTCACGAGCCTCCAGGGGGACGGTTGCCCCATCGACCACGGTCGGATTCTCGTTGGTGGAGGACAGGGCAGGGGACTCGAGGCTGTCCAGCGGCAGCGGAACACCGAACGCAGCGGGACC
This is a stretch of genomic DNA from Flaviflexus salsibiostraticola. It encodes these proteins:
- a CDS encoding DUF7218 family protein, translating into MMAQINDPELYETLREDGASKEKAARIANAAAKDGRSAVGERGGSSGSYEDWTVEELRGRAKELGLTGYSSLKKDELIDLLREH
- a CDS encoding sulfite exporter TauE/SafE family protein, with protein sequence MLALIVGLGIGIVVGLLGAGGGILSVPALMYLLGQAPYAAAIGSLIGVTLTSAGALLVHARAGSVQIRAGLLFGGLSVVGALAGARLSLLLDDEMLVRIFSIFLLLVGIAFAVRTWRGPTEDSATGRPRRRWRDLMRLIIVASLTGLLTGIFGVGGGFMIVPVLVLVMAVPMKEAVGTSLLVMVVTSLAGIVGRMPLQGTIDWQLIGLFVAGSVMGGLLGSVFSKRLPPRLLTGIFALLVTGVAVYSGIQSWL
- a CDS encoding metallophosphoesterase, translating into MRTTGRRSCQATIPTSPPNSTAPTPQNAFTIDQYERDFPLAVDQGWFPGLNRDDPADQPSFMPGSEQYIWVEEQQKEARDSGQTIIVQYHHVAYSNGTHGTTMNHAEATDAQPGTPMRHLQPLFEDYDVAVVISGHDEMFQSSYVDLAGDGTGVFHWDVGVASDGLRGDKLVPSAVEGEGRVPLNFNTRSTWMAQADEPEMWETNENGVKHLVSGGKHYGHLEMMIQPYTGNPLDTGATPAAELVMTPIAMFPILDDNLDLVEVERREMLSGQQSVYLDATGQPMAGTPTDDPVDPDPTEPVDPDPTEPVDPDPTEPVGPVPSGNAFALVNTWDSTTHNTAFAYGRIGDEVLVGDWDGNGTDTLGVRRGTTFYLNNTLTGGHADTEFAYGRIGDEVLVGDWDGNGTDTLGVRRGTTFYLNNTLTGGNADTEFAYGRIGDEVLVGDWDGNGTDTLGVRRGTTFYLNNTLTGGHADTKFAYGRHGDQAFAGDFNATGQDTISLRRGNVFHINNTLAGGPSETTIAYGRATDHLFIGDWDGNGTDTPGVNRPN
- a CDS encoding metallophosphoesterase family protein, producing the protein MSKKKIAASSVAAALAAGVVTMAGPAAFGVPLPLDSLESPALSSTNENPTVVDGATVPLEARDGFRVLPYLQRPGATEMTVNWFSETGGASTITVYGPGLPAEGQEFTVEGEQNPVNGYQEAELKQGDLSRATVAGTNKKGILAQGTWIRADNPYKHSIRIDNLQPESTYTYAVNEDGYVHEASFETFPVSGSDLTEPIHIIAFSDTETDQIGRVTYREWVETRNLAEGSEARPEPGSAWDRKYGSATRDGYWAVNYPVTEDEAQRLNNEIIAEQDPDMILLAGDLTERSSWQTHWDEWFRYFAGDQGQLLESIPIFTSPGNHEVYGYCASADDCTPVIRARAAYNQSIDTHGSSNEHPLDAYHRVDYRPVTFISIDSTNGTDQNPNDANNRPPLMSGDDSDITPEQYGTDTPECLHH